The following proteins are encoded in a genomic region of Pseudomonas sp. Os17:
- a CDS encoding peptidase C39 family protein produces MVRVFPRFRAALLASACVLGLAGCAGSVAPEIQRLPERVELNSVPFFRGEMYQSAPGALASMLSQQGIVITPGLLDKPLHLPGAEAQLQQNLQGLARQYGMVVYPLDDHLSALLTQVAAGYPVLVRFTEGSSLWAQPRYAVLAGYNRDKQTVLLRGAKSRRQLMSFSAFESSWKDAGSFAVLIQAPNQLPAKVDRQRWLKAANELAQAGQEQAAARAGKALDGH; encoded by the coding sequence ATGGTGCGGGTATTTCCTCGATTTCGAGCGGCGCTGCTGGCCAGCGCCTGTGTTCTGGGCCTGGCCGGATGTGCCGGCAGCGTGGCACCGGAGATTCAGCGTCTGCCGGAGCGGGTGGAGCTCAACAGCGTGCCGTTCTTCCGTGGCGAGATGTACCAGAGCGCTCCCGGAGCCTTGGCCAGCATGTTGTCGCAACAGGGCATCGTGATTACCCCCGGGTTGCTGGACAAGCCTTTGCACCTGCCGGGAGCCGAGGCGCAGTTGCAGCAGAACCTGCAGGGCCTGGCCCGGCAATACGGCATGGTGGTCTATCCCCTGGATGATCATCTGTCGGCCTTGCTGACGCAGGTGGCTGCAGGTTATCCGGTGCTGGTGCGCTTTACCGAGGGTTCAAGCTTGTGGGCGCAGCCGCGTTATGCGGTCCTGGCCGGATATAACCGGGACAAGCAGACGGTGCTGTTGCGGGGGGCGAAAAGCCGTCGGCAACTGATGAGCTTCAGTGCGTTCGAGTCGTCCTGGAAAGACGCCGGCAGTTTCGCGGTATTGATTCAGGCGCCCAACCAGCTACCGGCCAAGGTCGATCGCCAGCGTTGGCTGAAAGCGGCCAATGAGCTGGCCCAGGCTGGCCAGGAGCAGGCGGCGGCTCGGGCCGGCAAGGCACTCGACGGTCATTGA
- the pbpG gene encoding D-alanyl-D-alanine endopeptidase, giving the protein MKIRLSILSLLFAVSGTLIAHSVDASETTAAPRDTSQLHIASGSALLLDLQTNKVIYSSNPDVVVPIASVTKLMTAMVVLDAKLPLDEHISMNISDTPEMKGVFSRVKLNSELSRRDTLLIALMSSENRAAASLAHHYPGGYSAFIAAMNAKAKSLGMTHTHYVEPTGLSIHNVSTARDLSKLLVAARKYPLLSELSTTKEKTVAFRKPNYTLGFRNTDHLVNKEKWDIKITKTGFTNQAGHCLVLVTSMGNRPVALVILDAFGKYTHFADASRIRNWVETGKSGSVPDVALRYKADKNLKNHQSAAPQASH; this is encoded by the coding sequence GTGAAAATTCGTCTCTCCATCCTCAGCTTGTTGTTTGCTGTGTCCGGCACCTTGATCGCACACAGCGTCGACGCCAGCGAAACCACCGCGGCGCCAAGAGACACTTCACAGTTGCATATCGCCTCCGGCAGCGCCCTGCTGCTGGATCTGCAGACCAACAAAGTCATCTACTCCAGCAACCCGGACGTCGTGGTGCCCATCGCCTCAGTCACCAAGCTGATGACCGCCATGGTCGTGCTGGACGCCAAGCTGCCACTGGATGAGCACATCTCCATGAACATCAGCGACACCCCGGAGATGAAGGGTGTGTTTTCAAGGGTCAAGCTCAACAGCGAGCTGAGCCGTCGCGATACCTTGCTGATCGCCCTGATGTCCTCGGAAAACCGCGCCGCTGCCAGCCTCGCCCATCACTATCCAGGCGGCTACTCGGCGTTCATTGCCGCCATGAACGCCAAGGCCAAGTCCCTGGGCATGACCCATACCCACTATGTCGAGCCCACCGGCCTGTCGATCCACAACGTCTCCACTGCCCGAGACCTGAGCAAGCTGTTGGTGGCCGCTCGCAAATACCCGCTGCTGAGCGAACTGAGCACCACCAAGGAAAAGACCGTGGCGTTCCGTAAACCCAACTACACCCTGGGCTTTCGCAACACCGACCACCTGGTCAACAAGGAAAAATGGGACATCAAGATCACCAAGACCGGCTTCACCAACCAGGCCGGCCACTGCCTGGTACTGGTCACCAGCATGGGCAACCGCCCGGTAGCCCTAGTGATTCTCGACGCTTTCGGCAAGTACACCCACTTTGCCGACGCCAGCCGTATCCGCAACTGGGTCGAGACCGGCAAAAGCGGTTCGGTACCGGACGTGGCCCTGCGCTACAAGGCCGACAAGAACCTCAAAAACCACCAGAGCGCAGCCCCGCAAGCCTCACATTGA
- the folD gene encoding bifunctional methylenetetrahydrofolate dehydrogenase/methenyltetrahydrofolate cyclohydrolase FolD, producing MTAQLIDGKAIAASLRQQIAKRVAERRQQGLRTPGLAVILVGSDPASQVYVSHKRKDCEEVGFLSQAYDLPANTTQEDLAGLIDKLNDDPNIDGVLLQLPLPEHLDASLLLERIRPDKDVDGFHPYNVGRLAQRIPLLRPCTPKGIMTLLQSTGADLYGMDAVVVGASNIVGRPMAMELLLAGCTVTVTHRFTKDLAGHVGRADLVVVAAGKPGLVKGEWIKEGAIVIDVGINRQEDGKLVGDVVYETALPRAGWITPVPGGVGPMTRACLLENTLYAAETLHS from the coding sequence ATGACTGCACAACTAATCGACGGCAAAGCGATCGCCGCTAGCCTGCGCCAGCAGATCGCCAAACGTGTCGCCGAGCGTCGCCAGCAAGGCCTGCGTACTCCGGGCCTCGCGGTGATTCTGGTCGGCAGCGACCCGGCCTCTCAGGTTTATGTCTCGCACAAGCGTAAAGACTGCGAAGAGGTCGGCTTCCTTTCACAAGCCTATGACTTGCCCGCCAACACGACTCAAGAAGATCTGGCCGGCCTGATCGACAAGCTCAACGATGACCCGAATATCGACGGCGTCCTCTTGCAATTGCCGCTGCCCGAGCACCTGGACGCCTCCTTGTTGCTTGAGCGCATTCGCCCGGACAAAGACGTGGATGGCTTCCATCCCTATAACGTCGGTCGCCTGGCCCAGCGCATTCCCCTGCTGCGCCCCTGCACCCCCAAGGGCATCATGACCCTGCTGCAAAGCACCGGCGCCGATCTGTATGGCATGGACGCAGTCGTAGTGGGCGCCTCCAATATCGTCGGTCGTCCGATGGCCATGGAGTTGCTGCTGGCGGGCTGCACCGTGACCGTGACTCACCGCTTTACCAAGGACCTGGCCGGCCACGTCGGCCGCGCCGATCTGGTCGTGGTTGCCGCTGGCAAGCCGGGCCTGGTCAAGGGCGAATGGATCAAGGAAGGCGCCATCGTCATCGACGTGGGCATCAATCGTCAGGAAGACGGCAAACTGGTGGGCGACGTCGTGTATGAGACCGCCCTGCCCCGCGCCGGCTGGATCACGCCGGTACCTGGCGGCGTCGGTCCCATGACCCGTGCCTGCCTGCTGGAAAACACCCTGTACGCCGCGGAAACGCTGCACAGCTGA